A window from Mycoplasma phocoeninasale encodes these proteins:
- a CDS encoding DNA mismatch repair protein MutS, producing the protein MNLNFDELQVDLHGCDSLEATAIVLNALKELEEDEYHFSYTFIAGNGSGAIKFLVEDILDKEGYKYTYLNKSKSIIKAFKK; encoded by the coding sequence ATGAATCTGAATTTTGATGAACTACAGGTTGATTTACATGGCTGTGATTCTCTTGAAGCAACTGCAATAGTTTTAAATGCCCTAAAAGAGCTTGAGGAAGATGAATATCACTTCTCTTATACTTTCATTGCTGGCAATGGTAGTGGAGCAATAAAGTTTTTAGTTGAGGATATTCTAGACAAAGAAGGATATAAATACACATATTTGAATAAAAGCAAATCAATAATTAAAGCATTTAAAAAATAA
- the mutM gene encoding DNA-formamidopyrimidine glycosylase, whose protein sequence is MPELPEVKVVCKALKANILNKKISEILIFKPKLFKEKSPSTFIESLKNKIVLDINNIGKHIIIKLSDNLILLSHLRMEGKYRFYQKNQEINDPNLVMKIYFDSGESLHYVDSRMFGTFHLRNYENYDKILPISKVAPEPSVNIAEDVFGKIHRSSTPIKTKLLDQSIVAGIGNIYIDEALFAAKIHPTTPSSHLSLSQITEILENAKSIMDKSFEKGGTTLISYESLNKQIGEYQNFLKIHNDKIKNCLDCGKATEKIKVNQRGTYTCPNCQKVY, encoded by the coding sequence ATGCCAGAATTACCAGAAGTGAAGGTCGTATGCAAGGCCTTAAAAGCAAATATTCTTAATAAAAAGATTAGTGAAATTCTAATTTTCAAACCTAAACTATTTAAAGAAAAATCCCCTAGCACTTTTATTGAAAGTTTAAAAAACAAAATAGTTTTAGATATTAACAATATTGGCAAACATATTATTATAAAATTAAGCGATAATTTGATTTTATTATCGCATTTAAGAATGGAAGGAAAATACCGTTTCTATCAAAAAAATCAAGAAATAAATGATCCTAATTTAGTGATGAAAATTTACTTTGACAGTGGCGAATCTTTGCACTATGTTGATTCACGAATGTTTGGCACTTTTCATCTACGAAATTATGAAAATTATGACAAGATTCTACCGATATCAAAAGTAGCACCTGAGCCTTCAGTGAATATTGCTGAGGATGTTTTTGGCAAAATTCATCGTTCATCCACACCAATTAAGACTAAACTTTTAGATCAAAGCATTGTTGCCGGAATTGGCAATATTTATATCGATGAAGCTTTGTTTGCGGCTAAGATTCATCCAACTACACCATCATCTCACCTATCGCTGTCACAAATTACTGAGATTTTAGAAAATGCTAAAAGTATTATGGACAAGAGTTTTGAAAAAGGTGGAACAACGTTAATTTCATATGAAAGCCTTAATAAGCAAATTGGTGAATATCAAAACTTTCTTAAAATCCACAACGATAAAATCAAAAACTGTTTAGATTGTGGCAAAGCGACAGAAAAAATCAAAGTCAATCAACGCGGTACATACACCTGCCCTAACTGCCAAAAGGTTTATTAA
- a CDS encoding DNA-processing protein DprA, with the protein MNDFLLYFSMKYCGDWDSIYKAIKSYEKIDEDKIVEYINLDNIKDRKYISILDEQYPDHFSYLRKPPFIIYYYGNIDILYNSKKICLAGNYETEGANKILNNLDFKNKEFVYVSEYWSGFDSKIVEKILENNQKLIIVLNCGIEYFKAINNSKIFENPNVLLITEYPNNYHPTKKSLFARNRILGAIAKNLVLISSTNHKMMPIVDNFIEYGKDVFCFVLEDDEKNDNIELVNCGAKLITNLNQVP; encoded by the coding sequence ATGAATGACTTTTTATTATATTTTAGTATGAAATACTGCGGGGATTGGGACAGTATTTATAAGGCGATTAAATCATATGAAAAAATTGATGAAGATAAAATTGTTGAGTATATCAACCTAGATAACATTAAAGATCGCAAATATATTAGTATTTTAGATGAACAATATCCAGACCATTTTAGTTATCTAAGAAAGCCACCTTTTATTATTTATTATTATGGCAACATTGACATTTTGTATAATAGTAAAAAAATATGCTTAGCTGGAAATTATGAAACTGAAGGTGCTAATAAAATTTTAAATAATCTAGATTTTAAGAATAAGGAATTTGTCTATGTCTCAGAGTATTGATCTGGATTTGACAGCAAAATTGTTGAAAAGATTTTAGAAAATAATCAAAAATTAATAATTGTTTTAAATTGTGGCATTGAATATTTCAAAGCAATTAACAATTCTAAAATTTTTGAAAACCCTAATGTTTTGTTAATTACTGAATATCCAAATAATTACCATCCGACAAAAAAATCATTGTTTGCGAGAAATCGAATTTTGGGAGCAATTGCTAAAAATTTAGTGCTTATTTCTTCAACAAATCACAAAATGATGCCAATTGTTGATAACTTTATTGAATATGGCAAAGATGTTTTTTGCTTTGTTTTGGAAGATGATGAGAAAAATGACAATATTGAACTAGTAAACTGTGGAGCTAAATTAATTACAAATCTAAATCAGGTACCATAA
- a CDS encoding L-threonylcarbamoyladenylate synthase, whose translation MFDKFDKLFISTTDTVLGIGGKVEDDVKNLIYEIKGRDKNKKLIILVASIQQARNFSQWNEEAESLAKQYWPGATTLVVNDQGFRMPNQARLLAFLEKNGPIYMSSCNLSNTPVCQSIKEAKKVFPKIKRFYNFGKMTQKPSQIISVETKEILRK comes from the coding sequence GTGTTTGACAAATTTGATAAGCTTTTTATTTCAACTACCGATACAGTTTTAGGAATTGGTGGCAAGGTTGAAGATGACGTTAAAAATTTAATCTACGAAATCAAGGGTCGTGATAAAAATAAAAAACTAATAATTTTAGTGGCTTCAATTCAACAAGCGAGAAATTTCTCGCAATGAAATGAAGAGGCTGAATCACTAGCAAAGCAGTACTGACCTGGTGCGACAACGCTTGTGGTAAATGATCAAGGTTTTAGAATGCCTAACCAAGCGAGATTATTAGCATTTTTAGAAAAAAATGGACCTATTTATATGTCAAGTTGCAACCTCTCAAATACCCCAGTTTGCCAAAGCATCAAAGAAGCTAAAAAAGTTTTTCCAAAGATTAAACGTTTCTATAATTTTGGAAAGATGACACAAAAACCTAGTCAAATAATTAGTGTAGAAACAAAAGAAATATTGAGAAAATAG
- a CDS encoding restriction endonuclease subunit S — MKKIINEFKLYEICNIDRRLSGWKHNDQNRIINYVHVSAAIVNNIKNCGKGDIALSTTGPIFKFASEDYLESNDFINNGEVIFIPSGGVANIKYYNGQFIDAGNILMYKKNETVNLKYVYYWLKNNNDIINGYYRGAGIQHPDMLQLMNLKIKLPNINIQNEIVETIDKFYVIKENLKHKLTSEIELITEQYIYYFNKLLDFKRNISEHNSILANLLKKYNCNNIVWEKMSNLGTILGGLKGKSKTDFNNNLNSKYVPYKNIFKNMSVDQLDLDSVFVSPDEKQNNIKYGDILFTGSSETKDESVTSSVVCFEPNENIFLNSFCFIYRFNQNYFDPEFSKYLFRCKSLRDMLINCSFGTTRYNVSKKRILNIEIPIPPIEIQKEIVETLDKLSSYIDKLNNELLKEIELRDKQYQYYFNKLLDFDNNEVVDERK; from the coding sequence ATGAAAAAAATAATTAATGAATTTAAATTGTATGAAATTTGCAATATTGACCGAAGATTAAGCGGATGAAAACACAACGACCAAAATAGAATAATTAACTATGTACACGTTTCGGCAGCAATAGTAAATAATATTAAGAATTGTGGCAAGGGGGATATTGCACTATCAACTACTGGACCAATTTTTAAATTCGCTAGTGAGGATTATCTGGAGAGTAACGATTTTATTAATAATGGAGAAGTTATATTCATTCCATCGGGAGGAGTTGCAAATATTAAATACTACAATGGACAGTTTATAGATGCAGGTAATATTCTAATGTATAAAAAGAATGAAACCGTAAATTTGAAATATGTTTATTATTGACTAAAAAACAATAATGATATTATTAATGGCTATTATCGCGGTGCTGGGATACAACATCCAGACATGCTTCAATTAATGAATTTAAAAATTAAGTTACCAAATATAAATATTCAAAATGAAATTGTAGAAACTATTGACAAATTTTATGTTATAAAGGAAAATTTAAAGCATAAACTTACAAGTGAAATAGAATTAATAACTGAACAGTATATATATTACTTTAATAAATTGTTGGACTTCAAAAGAAATATTTCTGAACATAACTCTATACTTGCTAATCTATTAAAAAAATATAATTGCAATAACATTGTGTGAGAAAAAATGAGTAATTTAGGCACAATTTTGGGTGGATTAAAAGGTAAAAGTAAAACAGATTTTAATAATAATTTAAACTCGAAATATGTGCCATATAAAAATATATTTAAAAATATGAGTGTTGACCAACTAGATTTAGATAGTGTTTTCGTGAGTCCAGATGAAAAACAAAACAATATTAAATATGGTGACATATTGTTTACCGGTTCGTCTGAAACCAAAGATGAATCTGTAACTAGTTCTGTTGTTTGCTTTGAACCTAACGAAAACATTTTTTTAAACAGTTTCTGTTTTATTTATAGATTTAATCAAAACTATTTTGATCCTGAATTTTCAAAATATCTTTTTAGGTGCAAAAGTTTAAGAGATATGCTAATTAATTGTTCTTTCGGAACTACTAGATATAATGTATCTAAAAAGAGAATCTTAAATATAGAGATTCCAATTCCACCAATTGAAATTCAAAAAGAAATAGTTGAAACATTAGATAAACTTAGTTCATACATAGACAAACTAAATAACGAACTTCTCAAAGAAATTGAGCTAAGGGATAAGCAATATCAATATTATTTTAATAAATTACTTGATTTTGATAATAATGAGGTAGTAGATGAAAGAAAATAA
- a CDS encoding type I restriction-modification system subunit M, whose amino-acid sequence MKSSEHKKLLFNKIWKIANDLRNNLDPWEFKDYVLSFLFYYYLSKKIIKHFAETYPGDLPFDQWKDEEFTDDISNDIATTLGYSLKPSQLFQNVAKTNNQENLNQILRETFNQIYDSSKGKSSENDFQDLFSDIKIDNPKLGANVADRNKKLYKVIEAINGVNFGEFEDHEIDIFGDAYEYLIGMYAQNAGKSGGEYFTPQEVSELLARLTLIDFNDPNRGIKNDITTIYDPTCGSGSLLLKFIKLVDKEKANSLRLYGQEINGTTYNLSRINMFLHGMDFTNFKIAFGDTLGKDLFAGKEFDIIAANPPYSTRWEGKNDPTLLSDARFSPAGVLAPSSKADFAFIMHILYHLKANGSAAVVEFPGILYRSGAEKKIRQYLVENNFIDSIIQLPSDLFFGNTISTCVILFRKNKNNTDRNIFFIDATKEFVRVDSKNKLSKENIDYIVDTIRFKKEIPHFSKLINETQIAENDYNLSISQYVIEKDTREVIDIDVLNNNIENISRKVNELRQNIDQIIVNINNKIKGQDEKNN is encoded by the coding sequence ATGAAAAGTAGCGAACACAAAAAGCTATTATTTAACAAAATATGAAAAATAGCTAATGACTTAAGAAATAATCTTGACCCATGAGAGTTTAAAGATTACGTTCTCAGTTTTTTATTTTACTATTACTTATCGAAAAAAATTATCAAACATTTTGCTGAAACATATCCAGGCGATCTTCCATTTGATCAATGAAAGGATGAAGAATTTACTGATGATATTTCTAATGATATCGCAACTACTTTAGGATATTCTCTAAAACCATCACAACTATTCCAAAATGTTGCAAAAACTAATAACCAAGAAAACTTAAATCAAATTTTAAGAGAAACTTTTAATCAGATTTATGATAGTTCAAAAGGAAAAAGTTCAGAAAACGACTTTCAAGACCTTTTTAGCGATATTAAAATTGACAATCCTAAGCTAGGTGCCAATGTAGCGGATAGAAATAAAAAATTATATAAAGTTATTGAAGCAATTAATGGAGTGAATTTTGGAGAATTTGAAGACCATGAAATTGATATCTTTGGAGATGCCTATGAATATTTAATTGGTATGTATGCTCAAAATGCTGGAAAATCAGGAGGTGAATATTTTACCCCTCAGGAAGTTAGTGAATTACTTGCAAGACTAACACTGATTGATTTTAATGATCCAAATCGAGGGATTAAAAATGACATAACAACTATTTATGATCCAACTTGTGGTTCAGGATCTCTACTGCTAAAATTTATAAAACTTGTCGATAAAGAAAAGGCTAATAGTCTGCGATTATACGGACAAGAAATAAATGGAACAACATATAATCTTTCAAGAATAAATATGTTTTTACATGGTATGGATTTTACTAATTTCAAAATCGCTTTTGGCGATACTTTAGGAAAAGATTTATTTGCTGGCAAGGAATTTGATATTATTGCTGCAAATCCTCCTTATTCAACTAGGTGAGAAGGAAAAAATGATCCCACTTTACTTTCCGATGCCAGGTTTTCGCCGGCTGGAGTTTTAGCGCCATCTTCAAAGGCCGATTTTGCATTTATTATGCATATTCTTTATCATTTAAAGGCTAATGGATCTGCTGCAGTTGTTGAATTTCCAGGAATTTTGTACCGTAGTGGAGCTGAGAAAAAGATTAGACAGTATCTTGTTGAAAATAATTTTATTGATTCAATTATTCAACTTCCTTCAGATTTATTTTTCGGTAATACTATATCAACATGTGTTATCCTCTTTAGAAAAAACAAAAATAATACAGACAGAAATATTTTCTTTATTGATGCAACTAAAGAATTTGTTCGCGTTGATAGCAAAAACAAATTATCAAAAGAAAATATTGACTATATTGTTGATACAATAAGATTTAAAAAAGAAATCCCTCATTTTTCAAAACTTATTAATGAAACTCAAATTGCTGAAAATGATTACAATTTGTCCATATCTCAGTATGTTATTGAAAAGGACACAAGAGAAGTTATTGATATTGATGTATTAAATAACAATATTGAGAATATTTCAAGAAAAGTAAATGAATTAAGACAAAATATTGATCAAATAATAGTTAATATAAATAATAAAATTAAGGGTCAAGATGAAAAAAATAATTAA
- a CDS encoding DHH family phosphoesterase: MAKNTWEIALKAIQEHDNIFIFHHIRPDGDCLGSQFGLRELIKTNFPEKNVFVLGDNNNIFSFMTWDFDKFEDIDKKYFENSLGVVVDANSSNRIQFANIILEKNFTHLLRIDHHPNDPDIAYDYTWEDATFAASAEQIGYIAMKANLKISLPTAKYLYLGINTDSNRFMFDYVQKRTFDVVSYLHSAEGFHVWDINFPLSIREEKRVKFNAHVLLNYKKEDKVIYFHVTKRLLDKFGLTPTEGSDVGILANIGDCKVWALFIDQPDGTIRGRVRSNEIWINHVCEKYAPGGGHELAAGATCHNSRDIRALIDDLKAEVKKYD, encoded by the coding sequence ATGGCAAAAAACACATGGGAAATTGCTCTTAAAGCAATTCAAGAGCATGATAATATTTTTATTTTTCATCATATCCGCCCTGATGGTGATTGTTTAGGGTCACAATTTGGACTAAGGGAATTAATAAAGACTAATTTTCCGGAAAAAAATGTCTTTGTTTTAGGAGATAATAACAACATCTTTTCGTTTATGACCTGAGACTTTGACAAATTCGAAGATATTGACAAAAAATATTTTGAGAATTCACTTGGTGTTGTTGTTGATGCTAACAGCTCAAACCGTATTCAATTTGCAAACATTATCTTAGAAAAAAACTTTACTCATTTACTAAGAATTGACCATCACCCCAATGATCCAGATATTGCATATGATTATACTTGAGAGGACGCAACCTTTGCTGCCAGTGCTGAACAGATCGGCTACATTGCGATGAAAGCAAACTTGAAAATATCGCTGCCAACTGCTAAATATTTATATCTAGGAATTAATACTGACTCAAATCGTTTTATGTTTGACTATGTTCAAAAGCGTACTTTTGATGTTGTTTCATATTTACATAGTGCTGAAGGTTTTCATGTTTGAGATATTAACTTTCCTCTTTCAATACGTGAAGAGAAAAGGGTAAAATTTAATGCTCATGTCCTTTTAAATTATAAAAAGGAAGATAAGGTAATTTATTTCCATGTTACTAAAAGATTACTTGATAAATTTGGTTTAACTCCAACTGAAGGAAGTGATGTGGGAATTTTAGCTAATATTGGTGATTGCAAAGTTTGAGCATTATTTATTGACCAACCAGATGGTACAATAAGAGGTAGAGTAAGAAGTAATGAAATTTGAATTAACCATGTTTGTGAAAAATATGCGCCTGGCGGTGGTCATGAATTAGCGGCTGGTGCTACATGCCATAATAGTCGCGATATTCGCGCTTTAATTGATGATTTAAAAGCTGAGGTGAAGAAATATGATTAA
- a CDS encoding DHH family phosphoesterase codes for MINISTEKKQLFQEIEAKIKKYKNIVVFHHIRPDGDCLGSQFGMKALIEENFKDKNVYAIGDAKGSFSYLDFAMDELPFAKLENSLAIIVDANYKERLEKREYLDSNLFDDVIRIDHHPNEDDLNASIRWIEAEAPAAAQQVTELAYALNWKLNAKAATYLYLGIYTDSVRLTTNVTNDRTMFLVSWLWANKANKDLIHTEMAKRSLSDIRINAFIQQNMHIANGVVWFYFTLEDQKKFGIDDPLKANRPFTLASIDDNKAWVFFTQEKENQIRCEFRSNGCAVRNVAVKWGGGGHHRASGAQISDAKLIPEIVKDLEAETKNLAEYE; via the coding sequence ATGATTAACATTAGTACAGAAAAAAAACAATTATTCCAAGAAATTGAAGCCAAAATTAAAAAATATAAAAATATTGTTGTCTTCCATCACATTCGTCCTGATGGCGACTGTTTAGGATCACAATTTGGAATGAAAGCCTTAATTGAGGAAAATTTTAAAGATAAAAATGTTTATGCCATTGGTGATGCTAAAGGAAGTTTTTCATATCTAGACTTTGCTATGGATGAACTTCCTTTTGCAAAGCTAGAAAACTCACTAGCAATTATTGTTGATGCTAATTACAAAGAACGTCTAGAAAAACGTGAATACCTAGACAGCAATTTATTTGACGATGTTATTCGCATTGACCACCATCCGAATGAAGATGACCTAAATGCCTCAATTAGATGAATTGAGGCGGAAGCTCCAGCTGCTGCTCAACAAGTTACAGAACTGGCCTATGCTCTTAATTGAAAATTGAATGCAAAGGCTGCTACATATTTATATCTAGGAATTTACACTGATTCAGTGCGTCTAACTACTAATGTGACAAATGATAGAACTATGTTTTTAGTGTCTTGACTATGAGCAAATAAAGCCAATAAAGATTTAATTCACACTGAAATGGCCAAACGCTCACTATCTGATATTCGCATTAATGCTTTTATTCAACAAAATATGCATATTGCCAATGGTGTTGTATGATTTTACTTTACCCTTGAAGATCAAAAGAAATTTGGAATTGATGATCCACTAAAAGCTAACCGTCCTTTTACATTAGCTTCAATTGATGATAATAAGGCATGAGTGTTCTTTACTCAAGAAAAAGAAAATCAAATCCGTTGTGAATTTCGTTCAAATGGTTGTGCTGTTCGCAACGTCGCAGTAAAATGAGGAGGTGGTGGCCATCACCGCGCCTCAGGGGCTCAAATTAGCGATGCTAAATTAATTCCTGAAATTGTTAAAGATTTAGAAGCTGAAACTAAAAATCTTGCTGAATATGAATAA
- a CDS encoding type I restriction endonuclease subunit R, giving the protein MKENKILSENIDLDTMVYQFDFSKNKGNSKFWSESEAELEEAFIKQLSSQGYQYASHIHNIDDMIENLRAQIEKLNNYKFTDNEWKRFQNEYLLREDETFVDKTEKIQKNYYYELKKDNGEYTNIFIIDKKNWTRNSFQVINQFKSKSGSDANRYDVTVLINGLPLVHIELKRRGVDLMQAFNQIARYKNESMSKDDKKIYDFVEMFVISNGTQTKYYSNTILDNAYNQIINEDDQKQKKGLNTFNFTSFWTDISNKHIEDLIDFTETFFQRKVLLNIICKYSVFNSNRKLLIMRPYQIAATEKILQKVDYAIKNPMDNMFKKKHAGGYIWHTTGSGKTLTSFKVATLLKDQPEIDKVLFVVDRRELDYQTIKEYEAFEKGAAQSNISTRKLIEQLNSNLDANKVIVTTIQKLNKLCQDKNYRENKEIFSKRTVIIFDECHRSQFGKFHKNITSKFKNAILFGFTGTPIFKDNANLGIDKQVNAGLIVNSDIPQTTEDIFGPQLHKYTIIDGIEDGNVLPFRVEYQGKFHSNEFPDKQIVSIDKDSALISPERITKISQFILENFNRLTKRTDDKSSLYDYYIQKTKGSNDEGSLVKVEIKGFNALLATKNIEMTQAYYKTLTNLQKDKGESKKLKIAIIYSYEENQGGRDYQTNFDEIDENYESIDNLNLTDKEFLRSAIDEYNKTFHTNWGIDSNRFQGYYKDVSLKMKNRELDLLIVVNMFLTGFDAKVLNTLFVDKFLSHHGLIQAFSRTNRILNDIKNFGNIVCFQNIKKQQDDALRIFGNDKDSQNIILLRPFNDYINGYTDESNHHHEGWNELIKQVLKIELTDFQSMTAQDEKKFISLFNKILKLRNILSSFEDFKKLTVISPYQFDNYKSYYIDLYQKYKKISDNETEKINKDVSFEIELLQQDDINIDYILNLIVENKDKSKQDIIDIVVKKIDSNINLKSKKSLIMDFINKQNISNEKPEVITMNFDINLREHYRNDIIELCERYKLNLQSTTRFLDTAIKFRNLSDEGLPFHELTRKTIADKYPSIRANAQNQSNVKKLKLEIFKALEEIYYKYSNDTREYY; this is encoded by the coding sequence ATGAAAGAAAATAAAATATTATCAGAAAATATTGACCTAGACACAATGGTCTATCAATTTGATTTTTCAAAGAATAAGGGTAATTCAAAATTCTGATCTGAAAGTGAAGCAGAATTAGAAGAAGCATTTATTAAACAACTAAGCTCTCAAGGCTATCAGTATGCTAGTCACATTCATAATATTGATGACATGATTGAAAATTTGCGAGCTCAAATTGAAAAATTAAATAACTATAAGTTTACTGATAATGAATGAAAGAGATTTCAAAATGAATATCTTCTACGTGAAGATGAAACTTTTGTTGATAAGACTGAAAAGATTCAAAAAAATTACTACTATGAATTAAAGAAAGACAATGGCGAATACACAAATATATTCATAATTGATAAAAAGAATTGAACACGCAATAGTTTTCAGGTAATAAACCAATTTAAAAGCAAAAGTGGCTCAGATGCAAATCGTTATGATGTGACAGTGCTTATCAATGGACTGCCACTAGTTCACATTGAGCTAAAAAGACGTGGTGTCGATCTAATGCAGGCATTCAATCAAATTGCACGCTATAAAAATGAAAGTATGAGCAAAGATGATAAAAAAATCTATGACTTTGTCGAAATGTTTGTTATTTCCAATGGTACACAAACTAAATACTATTCAAATACAATTTTAGACAATGCCTACAACCAAATTATTAATGAGGATGACCAAAAACAAAAAAAGGGACTAAACACCTTTAATTTTACTTCGTTCTGAACCGATATCTCTAATAAACATATTGAGGACCTAATTGACTTTACAGAAACTTTTTTCCAGCGTAAAGTTCTATTAAATATTATCTGTAAATATTCAGTTTTTAATTCTAATAGAAAATTGCTAATAATGCGGCCATATCAAATTGCTGCAACAGAAAAAATTTTACAAAAAGTTGACTATGCAATAAAAAATCCTATGGATAATATGTTTAAAAAGAAACATGCTGGCGGATATATTTGACACACCACCGGTTCGGGGAAAACTCTTACCTCATTTAAAGTCGCGACTCTACTAAAAGATCAACCGGAAATTGATAAAGTGCTATTTGTTGTTGATCGTCGCGAACTTGACTATCAAACTATTAAAGAATATGAAGCATTTGAAAAAGGTGCAGCCCAATCAAATATTTCGACAAGGAAGTTAATTGAACAGCTTAACAGTAATTTAGATGCGAATAAAGTAATTGTTACTACCATTCAAAAACTAAATAAACTATGTCAAGATAAGAATTATAGGGAGAACAAAGAAATATTTAGTAAGCGCACTGTTATTATCTTTGATGAATGTCACCGTTCACAATTTGGAAAATTTCATAAGAATATTACTTCAAAATTTAAAAATGCCATTTTATTTGGCTTTACTGGTACCCCAATTTTTAAAGATAATGCCAATCTAGGCATTGATAAGCAAGTAAATGCCGGACTAATAGTGAATTCAGATATTCCACAAACAACTGAAGACATTTTTGGACCACAGTTGCATAAATACACAATTATCGATGGAATTGAGGATGGTAATGTTCTTCCATTTAGAGTTGAATATCAAGGGAAATTCCATAGTAATGAATTTCCTGATAAGCAAATTGTTTCAATTGATAAGGATAGTGCTTTAATTAGTCCAGAAAGAATTACTAAAATTTCACAATTTATATTAGAGAACTTTAATCGATTAACCAAACGAACAGATGACAAATCATCGCTATATGATTACTACATTCAAAAAACAAAGGGCAGTAATGATGAAGGTAGTTTAGTTAAAGTTGAAATTAAGGGATTTAACGCACTACTGGCAACGAAAAACATTGAAATGACACAAGCCTATTACAAAACCCTTACTAATTTACAAAAAGATAAAGGCGAAAGCAAGAAACTTAAAATCGCCATTATTTATAGTTATGAAGAAAATCAAGGTGGAAGAGATTATCAAACTAATTTTGATGAAATTGATGAGAACTATGAATCAATTGATAATTTAAATTTGACTGATAAAGAGTTTCTAAGATCAGCAATTGATGAGTATAATAAGACCTTTCATACCAATTGGGGAATTGATAGCAATCGATTCCAGGGATACTACAAAGATGTTAGTTTGAAGATGAAAAATCGGGAACTTGACTTGCTAATTGTTGTTAACATGTTTTTAACCGGATTTGATGCTAAAGTTTTGAATACACTTTTTGTTGATAAATTTTTATCTCATCACGGTCTAATTCAAGCTTTTTCAAGAACAAACCGAATATTAAATGACATAAAAAATTTTGGGAACATTGTTTGCTTTCAAAATATAAAAAAACAACAAGATGATGCTCTAAGAATTTTTGGTAATGATAAAGACTCACAAAACATCATTTTGCTACGTCCATTTAATGATTACATTAACGGCTATACAGATGAAAGCAATCATCACCATGAAGGATGAAATGAACTCATTAAGCAAGTACTAAAAATTGAATTAACAGACTTTCAATCAATGACAGCACAAGATGAAAAGAAATTTATTTCGCTATTTAATAAAATTCTAAAATTGAGAAATATTCTCTCATCATTTGAGGATTTTAAGAAATTAACAGTAATTTCACCATATCAATTTGATAACTACAAATCATACTACATTGATCTCTACCAAAAGTATAAGAAAATTAGTGACAATGAAACTGAAAAAATTAATAAAGATGTTAGCTTTGAAATTGAGCTTCTTCAACAAGATGATATCAATATCGATTACATTCTAAATTTAATTGTGGAAAATAAAGATAAATCAAAACAAGATATTATTGATATTGTTGTCAAAAAAATTGATAGTAACATTAATTTGAAATCCAAAAAATCCTTAATTATGGATTTCATTAATAAGCAAAACATTTCAAATGAAAAACCAGAAGTAATTACGATGAATTTTGATATTAACCTAAGAGAGCATTATCGCAATGATATTATTGAACTATGTGAACGTTATAAACTTAATTTACAATCAACAACAAGATTTCTAGATACTGCCATTAAATTTAGAAACCTTAGTGATGAGGGGCTACCATTTCATGAACTAACCCGTAAGACAATTGCTGATAAATATCCAAGCATTAGAGCTAATGCCCAAAATCAGTCAAATGTTAAGAAATTAAAATTAGAAATATTTAAAGCGCTAGAAGAAATCTACTATAAATATTCAAACGACACACGTGAATATTACTAA